From Bradyrhizobium sp. sBnM-33:
CAAGAAAAGCCGTATGACCGCTTGATAGTTATCTTTTTCACGCCCCTCGTCCCACACTGCGCGTTCGCGTCTCTGAGGCAATCATTAAGGATTGCGTCGATGAGAACGACCCCGCCACATATCAGCGCGGCGAGCCCGCCCACTAAACCGATCACGCCGAAGTCGATGGGATCGTGAGTTACGGTAAAATTGACATGCGTCTTGACTTCCCTTTTAGCTGCGTCGACGACAGCAATCCCCGATGCGTCTTTGAGGCCGATGTTAGCTATCTGACCGGTGAGTCGAACGACGGACCCTTCAACCGCCTTTCTTTCGTGCAGCGTGACTTCGTACGGTGCTTTAGCGCTCGGCTGGAGCTCGCCGTCGGCGACGATGTGAAGGACGTCGGGTTTCCCCGCCACCGGGACCAAGGCCAGTGCGCGTGCGTAGTTCTGCGCAACAGTCTGCTGCAGAGCAGCTGTTTGTCCTGACTTAAACTGGACAACGCCCTCGAATACGACATCGCGAGATACAACTTCAGCGAACTCAGCGCTGCCAAGCTGAAGATCGAGGCTTACACTCGTGCCTTGAGAAACCTCGGTAGCATCCACCAAGAGATACTTCTTCGCGCTCCCCTGTGTCTCGGTTTTGATCTCCTTGCTCTGCAAAAGGCCACGCAGGAAATCACCCATGTCCGCGCCAATTTTGTGAAAATCGGTCATCAGCCGCACTCCCCGTCAAACTGCCGATCTGACGCAACGCGCGCCATCACGAGCAGTGCTCAATATGTTTAGGAAATGAGCGTGTTTGTTTGGAGCGTCGATGCGATTCTGCCATCGTCCATTTGTGAGCCTCCCTGCCTATTCTCGGTGACTCGCCACGTATTAATTATGTTACACCTCCAGAGATCGAGCGGCAATTGATTGCACGTTTAGTGCTTGCTTTGCCGGGAGGGCAGCCAGGTGCGCAGGTTTCCGCGTTTGCGCTGGTCGGGCTGCCAAAAATCTAGTCCCGGTCGCGCGCTGCGACATCAGCTGTGGGCTATCTGAATGCTGCCTCGTGAACCGCGTTGCAGCGTAGTGGTGTTGATGTTCGGGCTACGCCCTATGGTAAACTATATGTGTGCCCTAGATTGATACCGCGACCACCGCCGAAACAGCCCTCACGGTATCAAACGAAGGCACCGTGAGGCTCTTTTCCTGTCGTTTCACGCGGCGCGGTGGCTCTGATTTGATACCGCAACGGGATATTTTAATACCGCGTTTTGTTTTTCGCGGCCCCAGCTCATGAATTTCTTGCTCGCAAGTTCGCCGGTGACATCGCAGCTCCACCAAGTCAGTCGCCATTCGGTGGCATGCGGTGCCTTCCGGCTAAATGCTCCCTTCGTCATGCAATCGACAAAGCCGCGCTCCTGAAGTTCGACCAAGGCGCGTTGAGCCGTTCCGCGTGCGATGTTGCAACGCTGGGAAGCCCGGCGAACCGAGAGGCCGAGCCTGCCGTTGTTGGTGCCGTCGTGGCCTCTAGCGATTTCGAGGAGGACGGCACGGGCTTGGCAACTCAGAGAGAGGTAGGCGGGGCAATCCAGCATCCAACGGTAAAGCCGCACATGCGGTGCATCGAGCCGTTTATTCCGTCTAGGCCGCTTTGGCATTAGCACCCCCTAGGAGGCTCAGAACCCTGTCCGTGATTGTTCGTGACATTGGACGTGGTTGGAGTGCGGGCGGGGCCAAAGCCCCGCCAGTGATGATTTCTGGGCCAGCAATCGCTATCATGACTTGCCGCCTTTCTTTTCGAGGATGGTAATCAGGCTCCGCAGCACATAACGGGCGTGCTGCCCAGAGAAGGGGCCGCCATGGGCTTCGCGAATCGTCTCGATGACAATCCCGGCCTTGCGGAGCTTGTGGACGTAGCCACTCCAGCGCGGCCCCGGATGATCGATCGGAGTGCAGCCGTTGTCATTGGCGGCCTTCAACTCCAGCAATGCCCAAGCGTCGCGTCCGCGCACGGTCACCAGCGGTCCGGTTTCGCCAATTTGTGCTTTTACGATTAAAATCATCAGCGACGCTCCCCATCAGAGAAGCCCGCGTTCGCGATGATAGTTTCGGCGGTGGCGAGAGAAACCCGGCATTGACCGGCAATCCGCCGAACCCGGTATTCGTTTGTGCAGAAATCCGGACTGACGAGTCTATCGGACTGGCCGGGACGCTGGCATTTCTTGGGAGGGTGATGTAGTTTCATGAGGCAATTTCCTTTCGCGAGGGATGAGCAACAAGCCCGGTAGCGGTGGATCAGACCGCGCCGGGCAATTTTTTGATGGACTGGAATCACGCCGCACTCGGAAGTGAAACGAGGAAATGGCGCAATTCATCCCTTAGGATGAGCGTACGCTTGCCGCACTTGCGAGCCTTGAGGCGGCCTTCACTAATTGCTTGATAGATTTTCGTCCGGCCAATTCCGGCTACCGCGCAAGCTTCCGCTACGGAAAGGCCTTCGCGCAAGGTTCCTGATGCATGTTCGATCAATTCAACGTCTCCTTACGTCCGCACGGTTATCGGCGGATGTTCGGAAACTAATCGGCTCGAAGTACTTCGGGACGTTGTGGTGTCAAAACAGTTTTGTGTTTACCGCCACATCATCGACGGACCAGCACTGGAGCCCGAGCAATTGCGAGTTCGGGATGCGCCTTGATCGCTTTGAGAGCCTGATTGCGGTGAGCCAAAATCGTTTCGGCCGTGAAGGCACGACCAACACTGTTGAGGACCTTCTTGAGCGGTAAGCATTCCATCGTAAATCTAAATGCCGGTCCTGAGGGTGTTTGATTCGCTGTGCGCGAAATCTTGTAGGGGCGACCGAAGTGGGTCTCGAAAGTGGTTGGCAGTGTAAGGCCCAGTAATTGCACCTCCAGACTCATGCCGTAACTGTAGCTCCGTAAATCAGGCGCGGTCAGCATTTTATCTAAATCATGAAGAGCAGAATGAATCTGGATTAACCTCTGCTCGCCGTGCCCCGGCCAAGTGGCCCAAGCCTTATTGAGCAACCAAGTGTTTTGGAAATGATTGTTGATCGCTTCGTTGAGCGACACTTTGGCTTTCTTGCTGACACTATGAAGCCGATCAATCGCTCTCTTAGTGGCAACTGAATACGTTTCGGCATTCGCTCGCGACATTGCGAACGCAGTGAAATCGTTTGTAAGATCAAACGAAGCTTTTCACGATCCGTTATCGCCGCCGAAACGCCTTCTCCGACTGCAGTGAGTAGGAGATTGATTTCATCCAGGCTAAACCCGCAGGACACGAAATCCGTATAGTTCAGGTTTTTTGGCGGGGAAGGTTTCGATTTGGACATCTGCACCTCGCGGCACCACGGGAGCGCGCGGAAACCGGTGGTGCTACCGGCTTGTCGGATGGCCGTCCTATCCGCGCTCCG
This genomic window contains:
- a CDS encoding helix-turn-helix domain-containing protein, producing the protein MIEHASGTLREGLSVAEACAVAGIGRTKIYQAISEGRLKARKCGKRTLILRDELRHFLVSLPSAA